One window from the genome of Ammospiza nelsoni isolate bAmmNel1 chromosome 16, bAmmNel1.pri, whole genome shotgun sequence encodes:
- the LOC132080602 gene encoding protocadherin gamma-B5-like has protein sequence MAVRRRQRLGPGGGRALLAALLLLLLCVWCRAAAERVRYAIAEELGRGSLVGPLARDLGLSADELPARKLRLSEEKQYFTVNEENGNLYVNERLDREEMCGESATCSVSFEVLVHNPLNVFHVEVAIEDVNDNSPVFSKAVLDLEIGEWTVTGSRFPLEMARDADAGSNSQLTYQLASNPSFSLILDENPGGKKQPELVLEKPLDRERQSSFELVLMAVDGGDPARSGTVEVRINVTDANDNQPVFSQRVYEARAAENLPAGSLVLQVVATDADAGSNGRVFYSFGNVPDAIRRWFTVDSDSGEIRLVGPLDFEEKNKYVFGVEARDGGGLTGHCEVQIDVTDENDNEPEITVLSLSSPVAEDALTGTVVAVLKVRDRDSGENGQVSCELSGEAPLSIVASSGGSYKVVTSGALDREQASEHRVSVVARDRGRPALRSSRELVLEVSDVNDNAPVFEEAAYSAYVAENNAAGALVLRVQARDADAGANGRVSYWLAGGSAGAAGAAPLVSVEARSGALYAQRSLDYEQCREFTVAVRAQDGGSPARSSTATVRVFVLDRNDNAPRVLWPAPAAGEAAGGAAAAPFEVVPRSAEAGYLVAKVVAVDADAGRNAWLSYELVQASEPALFRVGLHSGEVRTARAVGERDAAKQRLVAVVKDHGQPALSATATLHVVLAESLQEALPELSERPAGAEAAAAAELQFYLVLALALLSALLVLSVALAVLARLRRAGPPAVLRCLGAQRFSLAGAAFPADFCEGTLPYSYNLCVPPPARAVPEAAWPPPPPVPILSAEELLGGDSCEKASPGKQAGINGSLSFMPLRLLVRETWCLKRWKLLMMKANFKRVERDSFLTPDITFRWRPSPPREPPVGEAGRAAPGSARCLQCREEAAGAAVDRQEREEARRAPAAPPAADRFDRLFSVRLGGGRSARVPEVRTLLQRDGRADGRSRERLAGSEWNKEQDR, from the exons ATGGCGGTGAGGCGGCGGCAGAGGCTTGGGCCGGGCGGCGGGCGAGCGCTGCTGgccgcgctgctgctgctgctgctgtgcgtGTGGTGCCGGGCGGCGGCCGAGCGGGTCCGCTACGCCATCGccgaggagctgggcagaggctCGCTCGTGGGGCCGCTGGCGCGGGACCTGGGGCTCAGCGCGGACGAGCTGCCGGCGCGCAAGCTGCGGCTGAGCGAGGAGAAGCAATACTTCACGGTGAATGAGGAGAACGGGAACCTGTACGTGAACGAGAGGCTGGACCGGGAGGAGATGTGCGGCGAGTCGGCGACCTGCTCCGTCAGCTTCGAGGTGCTGGTGCACAACCCGCTGAACGTTTTCCACGTCGAAGTGGCGATCGAGGATGTTAATGACAACTCCCCAGTGTTCAGCAAGGCTGTTCTGGACCTCGAGATTGGTGAATGGACGGTTACCGGGAGTCGTTTTCCACTAGAGATGGCCCGAGATGCAGACGCCGGAAGTAATTCCCAGCTGACTTACCAGCTCGCCAGCAACCCGTCCTTCTCTCTCATCTTGGATGAAAACCCGGGTGGAAAGAAGCAACCAGAATTAGTGCTGGAGAAACCATTGGACCGGGAGAGGCAGAGCTCTTTTGAGTTGGTGCTGATGGCGGTAGATGGCGGGGATCCTGCGAGGTCCGGGACTGTAGAGGTTCGCATAAACGTGACGGATGCAAATGATAACCAGCCCGTGTTCAGTCAAAGAGTATATGAAGCACGAGCAGCGGAGAATCTCCCGGCGGGGTCGCTGGTGTTGCAGGTGGTGGCCACGGATGCCGATGCAGGCTCCAATGGGCGGGTCTTTTACTCCTTCGGCAATGTCCCGGATGCAATTCGCAGATGGTTCACTGTCGATAGTGATAGTGGTGAGATAAGGTTGGTGGGTCCCCTGGATTTCGAGGAGAAGAATAAATACGTCTTTGGGGTGGAGGCGAGGGACGGCGGCGGGCTCACCGGTCATTGTGAAGTGCAGATAGACGTCACCGACGAAAACGACAACGAACCCGAGATCACCGTTTTGTCACTCTCGAGCCCAGTGGCTGAGGATGCCCTGACCGGCACGGTGGTGGCCGTGCTGAAAGTTCGCGATCGGGATTCAGGGGAGAACGGTCAGGTGTCGTGCGAGCTGTCGGGAGAGGCGCCGCTGTCGATCGTGGCGTCGTCGGGCGGCTCGTACAAGGTGGTGACATCGGGCGCGCTGGACCGCGAGCAGGCGTCGGAGCATCGCGTGTCGGTGGTGGCCCGGGACCGGGGCAGGCCGGCGCTgcggagcagcagggagctggtgctggaggtgTCGGACGTGAACGACAACGCGCCGGTGTTCGAGGAGGCGGCGTACAGCGCGTACGTGGCGGAGAACAACGCGGCGGGCGCGCTGGTGCTGCGCGTGCAGGCGCGGGACGCGGACGCGGGCGCCAACGGGCGCGTGAGCTACTGGCTggcgggcggcagcgcgggcgcggcgggcgcggcgccgCTCGTGTCGGTGGAGGCGCGGAGCGGCGCGCTGTACGCGCAGCGCTCCTTGGACTACGAGCAGTGCCGCGAGTTCACGGTGGCCGTGCGGGCGCAGGACGGCGGCTCGCCGGCGCGCAGCTCCACGGCCACGGTGCGCGTCTTCGTGCTGGACCGCAACGACAACGCGCCCAGGGTGCTCTGGCCCGCGCCGGCGGCGGGAGAGGCTGCgggaggggcggcggcggcgccttTCGAGGTGGTTCCGCGCTCGGCCGAGGCCGGCTACCTGGTGGCCAAGGTGGTGGCGGTGGACGCGGACGCGGGGCGCAACGCGTGGCTGTCGTACGAGCTGGTGCAGGCGTCGGAGCCGGCGCTGTTCCGCGTGGGGCTGCACAGCGGCGAGGTGCGCACGGCGCGCGCCGTGGGCGAGCGGGACGCGGCCAAGCAGCGGCTGGTGGCCGTGGTGAAGGACCACGGGCAGCCGGCGCTGTCGGCCACGGCCACGCTGCACGTGGTGCTGGCCGAGAGCTTGCAGGAGGCGCTGCCGGAGCTGAGCGAGCGGCCGGCGGGCgccgaggcggcggcggcggccgagcTGCAGTTCTACCTGGTGCTGGCGCTGGCGCTGCTCTCGGCGCTCTTGGTGCTGAGCGTGGCGCTGGCCGTGCTGGCGCGGctgcgccgggccgggccgcccgccgTGCTGCGCTGCCTGGGCGCGCAGCGCTTCTCGCTGGCCGGCGCCGCCTTCCCGGCCGACTTCTGCGAGGGCACCTTGCCCTACTCCTACAACCTGTGCgtgccgccgcccgcccgcgccgtGCCCGAGGCCGCttggccgccgccgccgccggtgCCCATCCTGTCGGCGGAGGAGCTTCTGGGCGGCGACTCCTGCGAGAAAGCAAGCCCGGGCA AACAGGCAGGCATTAACGGCAGCTTATCTTTCATGCCCTTGCGACTGCTCGTGCGTGAAACGTGGTGTTTGAAACGCTGGAAGTTATTAATGATGAAGGCAAATTTTAAGCGTGTAGAACGAGATTCGTTTTTGACGCCCGATAt AACTTTTCGGTGGCGACCGTCCCCTCCCCGCGAGCCGCCCGTGGGCGAGGCagggcgggcagcgccgggcagCGCTCGGTGCCTGCAGTGCCGGGAGGAGGCTGCGGGCGCCGCTGTTGACCGACAGGAGCGAGAGGAAGCTCGGAGAGCTCCGGCAGCCCCGCCCGCTGCGGATCGGTTCGATCGGTTGTTCTCTGTCAGGCTCGGCGGCGGGCGGTCTGCAAGAGTCCCCGAGGTACGGACGCTGCTACAGCGAGACGGAAGGGCCGACGGCAGAAGCCGGGAGCGCTTAGCGGGGTCTGAGTGGAACAAGGAGCAGGATCGGTAG
- the LOC132080601 gene encoding protocadherin gamma-A10-like, giving the protein MCAAGRRWGRRQRALLWAVLLAAWEAAWGQLRYSVPEEMPKGSFVGDVAKDLGLQLPEISDNAVRVVSEGNTQYFALHGKTGHLVTAERIDREQLCERVQRCLLRCELIVEGEMKFYEIEVEITDINDNAPSFKDIELEERIGETTAPGSRFPLPEAHDADLGRNSLQRYELSGDEHFSLAVQAGPGGDQRPELVLAKALDREEAAFHELVLRATDGGDPARTGTARIRVTVLDANDNAPVFSQAEYTVRVPEDVSVSSVLVTVMATDADEGLYGDVNYSLKKITERALKIFRLDFESGVITLLQSLDFEEGDYYELEVQARDGGGLSDTAKVTITVTDINDNTPVISLRSALSEISEDAPPGTTVALLHVHDRDSGANGEVRCSLDVDIPFRLQSSHGSYYSVVTARELDREQVSEYNVTVRAADGGSPSLQSSAVLALRVLDVNDNAPVFLEERYSARLAENNAAGALVLTVRATDADWGQNARVRYRLAEGRVRGAPLSSYVSVQAETGALYALRSLDYEQLRELQLCVRAEDGGAPALSSNVSVRLQIVDENDNAPQVLYPPAAAAAAWSGVELAPRRSEAGALVAKVVAVDADAGQNAWLSYELAKATEPGLFRVGPHSGEVRTARSPLARDAARHSLVVLVRDHGRPALSATATLSVVLAESVAELLAELGSAAHEAAAPGEPAASLTRWLVLAVAAVSCLFVAFLLLLLALRLRRCHRQQLLPPDSGASRGVPVSHFVGIDGVRAFLQSYAHDVSLTADSRKSHLRFSAASCCDTLPARPPPDEPAPLLGDEVPAGALPSDPAPPSLPSPFFPWSAYGVGRIAEKEAKAPFISTRALVLLAAGRLTWAAEPRPKPGALERGRAAAAVSRRRLRVSLLAAAERRWSRRRRSVLPPQAARSPGAGRSGSGTDSSGGGGERRPERCGWL; this is encoded by the exons ATGTGCGCGGCGGGGAGGCGCTGGGGCCGGCGGCAgcgagctctgctctgggccgTGCTGCTGGCGGCGTGGGAGGCGGCGTGGGGGCAGCTGCGCTACTCGGTGCCCGAGGAGATGCCCAAGGGCTCGTTCGTAGGCGACGTGGCCAAggacctggggctgcagctACCCGAGATAAGCGATAATGCCGTCCGTGTAGTCTCCGAAGGCAATACCCAATATTTTGCTCTGCACGGGAAGACGGGACATTTGGTGACGGCGGAAAGAATCgacagagagcagctgtgcgAGAGAGTGCAGCGATGCCTCCTGCGCTGTGAACTGATAGTGGAGGGGGAAATGAAGTTCTATGAAATAGAAGTGGAAATCACGGACATTAACGACAACGCCCCTAGCTTCAAGGATATTGAGCTGGAAGAAAGAATAGGTGAGACGACAGCCCCTGGGTCGCGATTTCCCTTACCTGAGGCTCATGACGCGGACTTGGGCCGAAATTCTCTGCAGAGGTACGAGCTGAGCGGTGACGAGCACTTCTCGCTGGCCGTGCAGGCGGGCCCCGGCGGCGATCAGCGTCCCGAGCTGGTGCTGGCGAAGGCGCTGGACCGGGAGGAGGCGGCGTTTCACGAGCTGGTGCTGAGGGCGACGGACGGCGGCGATCCGGCACGGACGGGCACGGCTCGGATCCGCGTGACGGTGCTGGACGCGAACGACAACGCGCCCGTGTTCAGCCAGGCGGAGTACACGGTGCGAGTGCCCGAGGACGTGTCCGTGAGCTCTGTCCTCGTCACCGTCATGGCCACTGACGCGGACGAGGGACTGTATGGAGACGTGAATTActcattaaagaaaataacagaaagaGCTTTGAAGATATTCCGTCTAGACTTTGAGAGTGGAGTGATCACTCTGTTGCAAAGCCTGGACTTCGAGGAAGGCGACTATTACGAACTGGAGGTGCAGGCACGGGACGGGGGGGGCCTTTCCGACACTGCCAAAGTCACGATCACCGTCACAGACATAAATGATAACACACCAGTGATTTCATTACGCTCAGCACTAAGTGAGATTTCTGAGGACGCTCCTCCGGGGACGACGGTCGCCCTGCTGCACGTACATGATCGGGACTCGGGGGCCAATGGTGAGGTGCGCTGCTCGCTGGATGTGGATATCCCATTCCGGCTGCAGAGTTCTCACGGCAGCTACTACAGCGTGGTGACAGCGCGAGAGCTGGATCGGGAGCAGGTGTCGGAGTACAACGTGACGGTGCGGGCGGCCGACGGCGGGTCGCCGTCGTTGCAGAGCAGCGCGGTGCTAGCGCTGCGGGTGCTGGACGTGAACGACAACGCGCCGGTGTTCTTGGAGGAGCGCTACAGCGCGCGGCTGGCGGAGAACAACGCGGCGGGCGCGCTGGTGCTGACGGTGCGCGCCACGGACGCGGACTGGGGGCAGAACGCGCGCGTGCGCTACCGGCTGGCGGAGGGGCGGGTGCGGGGCGCGCCGCTGTCGTCGTACGTGTCGGTGCAGGCGGAGACGGGCGCGCTGTACGCGCTGCGCTCCTTGGACTACGAGCAGCTGCGCGAGCTGCAGCTGTGCGTGCGGGCGGAGGACGGCGGCGCGCCGGCGCTGAGCAGCAACGTGTCGGTGCGGCTGCAGATCGTGGACGAGAACGACAACGCGCCGCAGGTGCTGTACCcgccggcggccgcggcggcggcgtgGTCGGGCGTGGAGCTGGCGCCGCGGCGGTCGGAGGCCGGCGCGCTGGTGGCCAAGGTGGTGGCGGTGGACGCGGACGCGGGGCAGAACGCGTGGCTGTCCTACGAGCTGGCCAAGGCCACGGAGCCGGGGCTGTTCCGCGTGGGGCCGCACAGCGGCGAGGTGCGCACGGCGCGCTCGCCGCTGGCCCGCGACGCGGCGCGCCACagcctggtggtgctggtgcgGGACCACGGGCGGCCGGCGCTGTCGGCCACGGCCACGCTGAGCGTGGTGCTGGCCGAGAGCGTGGCCGAGCTGCTGGCCGAGCTGGGCAGCGCGGCGCAcgaggcggcggcgccgggcgaGCCGGCCGCCAGCCTGACGCGCTGGCTCGTGCTGGCCGTGGCCGCCGTCTCGTGCCTCTTCGtggccttcctgctgctgctgctggcgctgcgCCTGCGCCGCTGCCAccgccagcagctgctgccgccGGACAGCGGCGCCTCGCGCGGCGTGCCCGTCTCGCACTTCGTGGGCATCGACGGCGTGCGCGCCTTCCTGCAGTCCTACGCGCACGACGTGTCGCTCACGGCCGACTCGCGCAAGAGCCACCTGCGCTTCTCGGCCGCCAGCTGCTGCGACAccctcccggcccggccgccgcccgACGAGCCCGCGCCGCTGCTCGGCGACGAGGTCCCGGCCGGCGCCCTCCCCTCGGACCCCGCCCCTCCCTCG CTCCCCTCTCCTTTCTTCCCGTGGTCCGCGTACGGCGTAGGAAGAATTGCAGAGAAGGAAGCCAAGGCCCCTTTCATCAGCACTCGGGCCCTTGTGCTGCTTGCCGCGGGCAGGCTGACGTGGG